A window of Planifilum fimeticola contains these coding sequences:
- a CDS encoding Nif3-like dinuclear metal center hexameric protein — translation MGVTIQEVIDRLKDSGPDTVDGVDGLLFGDPDAPVSGIVTAFSATHRVLRRSIALNANLVISHEGIFYSHRHEQTVPEADSVRRDKERLIEEAGLAVYRCHDFVHRCRPDLITRGLIRALGWESYLVKESPEAGILHLPKTTLNRLVQRVKERLDLPYLRVAGDLSAECSRVGILVGYRGGGRTAIPLYEGEGVDAVIAGEGPEWEAPQYVKDAAFQGKGRAYIALGHAESEEPGMKYLAEVLGRSFPCLAVHFVPETPVFRVV, via the coding sequence ATGGGCGTCACGATTCAAGAGGTGATCGATCGGCTGAAGGACTCCGGTCCAGATACCGTAGATGGGGTGGACGGCCTCCTGTTCGGAGATCCGGATGCGCCCGTCAGCGGGATCGTCACCGCCTTTTCGGCCACCCATCGGGTGCTCAGGCGGTCCATCGCGCTGAATGCCAATCTGGTGATCAGTCACGAGGGGATCTTTTACAGCCACCGGCACGAGCAAACCGTGCCGGAGGCCGACTCCGTCCGCCGGGACAAAGAAAGGCTGATCGAGGAGGCCGGCCTCGCCGTCTATCGCTGTCACGATTTCGTTCATCGCTGCCGGCCCGACCTCATCACCAGGGGACTCATCCGGGCGCTGGGGTGGGAGTCGTATCTGGTGAAGGAATCGCCTGAGGCCGGCATTCTGCATCTTCCAAAGACGACGCTGAATCGGCTGGTTCAGCGCGTCAAGGAACGGTTGGATCTGCCCTATTTGCGCGTGGCCGGGGATCTTTCCGCGGAGTGCAGCCGCGTCGGAATCTTGGTCGGCTATCGAGGGGGCGGCCGGACGGCGATCCCGCTCTATGAGGGAGAAGGCGTCGATGCGGTGATCGCGGGCGAGGGGCCCGAATGGGAGGCGCCGCAGTACGTGAAGGATGCCGCCTTTCAGGGAAAAGGGCGGGCGTACATCGCCTTGGGCCATGCGGAAAGCGAAGAGCCGGGGATGAAATATCTGGCCGAGGTCCTGGGCAGGTCCTTTCCGTGCCTTGCCGTCCATTTCGTCCCTGAAACCCCGGTTTTCCGGGTGGTATAG
- a CDS encoding ABC transporter substrate-binding protein, with product MKRFKGPFTSVAAVFLSVLLLLTGCGGGSTADREGDKVTIRFSWWTNPTRTKMTQEAIKLFEEKHPDIDVVMEYSSWDSYWQKLATQTAGGGAPDVMQMDGSQLRTYVEKGQLMDLSTTDVDTSGLSKETLELGKVDGKLYGLTTSINSQMFIYNPEIFKKAGVSFPEDNYTWEELAELCIRIHEKTGVYGMANEMEQTGLLSYFARTKGEELYDGNKIGLSKKTLTEWFQYWLDLQEKGGVPTAEENASYSHNDPSASPFIKEKTAINWLFLGTDPNYEQSLGKPIGRGLLPEWGNDNKPYPLHGAMFWSMSSKTKHPEAAAKLINFLENDPEVAKIFKTDRGIPANNENMKIVAESAEDETVKKQTDFMEKVKAVASPEKLAPPGSSEIADILKNLSQQVTFKEITPSQAAEEFIKQGNKALSQG from the coding sequence ATGAAACGCTTCAAAGGGCCTTTCACTTCGGTCGCTGCGGTTTTTTTGTCGGTGTTGCTGTTGTTGACGGGGTGCGGCGGCGGCAGCACGGCCGACCGCGAAGGCGATAAAGTGACGATTCGGTTCTCCTGGTGGACCAATCCGACGAGAACCAAGATGACGCAGGAGGCCATCAAGCTTTTTGAGGAGAAGCATCCCGACATCGATGTGGTCATGGAATACAGCTCCTGGGACAGCTACTGGCAGAAGCTGGCCACCCAGACCGCGGGCGGCGGAGCCCCCGACGTGATGCAGATGGACGGTTCGCAATTGAGGACGTATGTGGAGAAGGGACAACTCATGGATTTGTCGACAACGGACGTGGATACGTCCGGCCTGTCAAAGGAGACCCTTGAACTCGGCAAAGTGGATGGGAAATTGTACGGTTTGACGACCTCCATCAATTCCCAGATGTTCATCTACAACCCCGAGATTTTCAAGAAGGCCGGGGTGTCTTTCCCGGAGGACAACTACACCTGGGAAGAACTGGCGGAGTTGTGCATCAGGATTCATGAAAAGACGGGCGTGTACGGCATGGCCAACGAGATGGAACAGACGGGCCTGCTGAGTTATTTTGCGAGAACGAAGGGTGAGGAGCTGTACGACGGAAACAAAATCGGGCTGTCCAAGAAAACGCTTACAGAGTGGTTCCAATACTGGCTGGACCTGCAGGAGAAGGGCGGCGTACCGACGGCCGAGGAAAACGCTTCCTACAGCCACAATGATCCTTCCGCCAGCCCCTTCATCAAAGAAAAAACGGCCATCAACTGGCTGTTCCTCGGAACGGACCCCAACTACGAACAGAGTCTGGGAAAACCCATCGGCCGGGGGCTGCTGCCGGAGTGGGGGAATGACAACAAGCCGTACCCGCTTCACGGAGCCATGTTCTGGTCCATGTCTTCCAAGACCAAACATCCCGAAGCGGCGGCAAAGCTGATCAATTTCCTGGAGAACGATCCGGAAGTGGCCAAGATCTTCAAGACCGACCGCGGGATTCCCGCCAACAACGAAAACATGAAAATCGTCGCCGAATCCGCAGAGGACGAGACGGTCAAAAAGCAGACCGACTTCATGGAAAAGGTGAAAGCCGTGGCATCCCCCGAAAAGCTGGCGCCTCCGGGATCGAGCGAGATCGCGGACATCCTGAAGAACCTCTCCCAGCAGGTGACATTCAAAGAAATTACGCCGAGCCAAGCGGCGGAGGAGTTTATCAAACAGGGAAACAAAGCCTTGTCCCAGGGATGA
- a CDS encoding DUF1538 domain-containing protein has product MEQVKEKIVEVLSAVLPITLVVILLQFTIIWLPMDVFVQFLIGTVMVTTGLILFLIGVEVGLLPVGEMIGSTLPKTKKLWLLVLFGFIFGFVVTVAEPDVRVLALQVDQVSGGAVPKNILIYSVAIGVGLFVALAMLRIIFNISITLLLFLSYLLVFLLALFTPGHFAPISFDSGGVTTGPITVPFIVALGVGVASVLRGKSSSGDGFGLVALASIGPILAVMLMGVLYG; this is encoded by the coding sequence ATGGAACAGGTCAAGGAAAAGATTGTGGAGGTGCTGTCTGCGGTCCTGCCCATCACCCTGGTTGTGATTTTGTTGCAGTTCACGATCATCTGGCTTCCCATGGATGTGTTTGTCCAGTTTTTGATCGGCACGGTGATGGTTACCACCGGTCTCATCCTCTTCTTGATCGGTGTGGAGGTGGGGCTCCTGCCGGTGGGGGAGATGATCGGTTCGACCCTGCCGAAGACCAAGAAGCTGTGGCTGTTGGTGCTCTTCGGTTTCATCTTCGGTTTCGTGGTCACCGTCGCCGAGCCGGATGTCCGGGTGCTGGCCCTTCAGGTGGATCAGGTGTCGGGTGGAGCGGTCCCGAAAAACATTTTGATCTATTCCGTTGCCATCGGCGTGGGGCTGTTCGTAGCGCTGGCGATGCTGCGGATCATCTTCAATATTTCCATCACGCTGCTCTTGTTCCTCAGTTATCTCCTGGTCTTCCTGCTGGCCCTGTTTACCCCGGGCCATTTTGCGCCCATTTCCTTCGATTCCGGCGGGGTGACCACCGGACCGATCACCGTTCCCTTTATCGTCGCCCTCGGCGTCGGGGTCGCTTCCGTGTTGCGGGGGAAAAGCTCCTCCGGTGACGGCTTCGGCCTGGTGGCCCTCGCTTCCATCGGTCCGATCCTGGCGGTGATGCTGATGGGGGTGTTGTACGGATGA
- a CDS encoding SIS domain-containing protein produces MENNYTYREITRQPETWRETVQIVSDRKDELLRLVEEFRPEELLFTGCGSSYYLSIAAAYLFQEKLGVSAKAVPASDILLKPASVFSRGRRTLVIGSSRSGDTTELVRAMETARKQPSVRTLGITTNPDSLLAREGEAVVLPHVQEKSVVMTGSFSNMLLTLQLMAGWLSGDTAFLEELKRLPELGQERMAKAEELGRIVGGDQRFDHYIYLGQGSLFGLALEGMLKLKEMTQVQAEAFNPLEFRHGPISVLDERCRVILLSDRSLRPYRRSLIEDLRSLKAEVVLIDEEVGEERDDTPWDLGSGLSDQARILLYLPFLHFIGYFRALSLGLNPDRPRHLNQVVVLEEEEG; encoded by the coding sequence ATGGAAAACAATTACACTTACCGGGAAATCACCCGGCAACCCGAGACCTGGAGAGAAACCGTACAAATCGTGTCGGACAGAAAGGATGAACTGCTGCGTCTGGTTGAGGAATTCAGACCGGAGGAGCTCCTCTTCACCGGTTGCGGTTCCTCCTACTATCTTTCCATCGCCGCCGCCTATCTGTTCCAGGAGAAGCTCGGCGTTTCGGCCAAAGCCGTTCCCGCCTCGGACATCTTGCTGAAGCCCGCCTCCGTCTTTTCCAGAGGCCGCAGGACGCTGGTGATCGGTTCGTCCCGCTCGGGGGACACCACCGAGCTGGTGCGCGCCATGGAGACGGCCCGAAAGCAGCCCTCGGTCCGCACCCTCGGCATCACCACCAATCCCGACAGCCTGCTGGCCCGGGAGGGGGAAGCCGTCGTCCTGCCGCACGTTCAGGAAAAAAGCGTAGTCATGACCGGTTCCTTTTCCAACATGCTGCTCACCCTGCAGCTGATGGCGGGATGGCTTTCCGGCGATACCGCCTTTCTTGAGGAGCTGAAGCGGCTGCCGGAGCTGGGGCAGGAGCGCATGGCCAAAGCGGAGGAGTTGGGACGGATCGTCGGAGGAGATCAGCGCTTCGACCACTACATTTACCTCGGACAGGGCAGCCTGTTCGGCCTGGCCCTGGAGGGGATGCTGAAGCTGAAAGAGATGACCCAGGTGCAGGCGGAAGCCTTCAACCCCTTGGAGTTCCGTCACGGACCGATTTCCGTGCTCGACGAACGCTGTCGCGTCATCCTGCTGAGCGATCGGTCCCTCCGTCCCTATCGCCGTTCGCTGATCGAAGACCTTCGCAGTCTGAAGGCCGAAGTGGTGCTGATCGACGAGGAGGTCGGAGAGGAGAGGGACGACACCCCGTGGGATCTCGGATCCGGCTTGTCGGATCAAGCCCGCATCCTCCTGTACCTGCCGTTCCTCCATTTCATCGGCTATTTCCGCGCCCTGAGCCTGGGGCTCAACCCCGACCGGCCCCGCCATCTGAACCAGGTGGTGGTGCTGGAGGAAGAAGAGGGATGA
- a CDS encoding GntR family transcriptional regulator: MPVGLPCEMETLDGDSVAKLQKENLKKGSTREFIYQTLRDKILRLELKPGIKISEAEISEQLKVSRTPVRESFLKLSQEDLLEIYPQKGTFVSLIDLDLVEEGRFVRENIERAIVRVACDSFSDEHLFQLETNLKMQEICNEKQDYTRLYRLDDEFHKLLFFGCGKIRTWNMLQQMNTHFNRMRHLRLLSSLEWDVIVAQHQEIFRLINDKRKDQAEEAMIKHLRLAVMEIDLLTAQYPEYFRFREK; this comes from the coding sequence ATGCCAGTCGGTTTGCCTTGCGAGATGGAGACGTTGGACGGTGATTCAGTGGCGAAACTGCAGAAGGAAAACTTGAAAAAGGGTTCCACGCGGGAATTCATCTATCAAACGTTGAGGGACAAGATCCTCCGGCTGGAGTTGAAGCCGGGAATCAAAATTTCCGAGGCCGAGATCTCCGAACAACTGAAGGTGAGCCGGACGCCCGTCCGGGAATCCTTTTTGAAATTGTCCCAGGAGGATCTGCTGGAGATCTATCCCCAAAAGGGGACCTTTGTCTCCCTCATCGACCTCGATCTCGTGGAGGAGGGCCGATTTGTAAGGGAAAACATCGAGCGGGCCATCGTCCGGGTCGCATGCGACAGCTTTTCGGATGAACATCTGTTCCAGTTGGAAACCAATCTGAAAATGCAGGAGATCTGCAACGAAAAACAGGATTATACGCGCCTCTACCGGCTGGACGATGAGTTCCACAAGCTCCTGTTCTTCGGGTGCGGCAAGATCCGAACCTGGAACATGCTGCAACAGATGAACACGCATTTTAACCGCATGAGGCACTTGCGGCTGCTCTCCTCTCTGGAATGGGACGTGATTGTCGCCCAGCACCAGGAAATATTCCGACTGATCAACGATAAAAGGAAGGATCAGGCCGAGGAGGCGATGATCAAACATCTGCGCTTGGCCGTGATGGAGATCGACCTGTTGACGGCGCAATACCCGGAATACTTTCGTTTTCGCGAAAAATGA
- a CDS encoding DUF1538 domain-containing protein translates to MNIHVWEGFGEVLWEVAMALFPMLIFFLFFHFFFLKLPKKKLKDIFVGMVLTFLGLALFLQGVHVGFMPAGEAMGQILVENTARWIVIPIGFILGFLAIFAEPAVRVLNQEVEKVSGGYIPAKVLLYTLSIGVAISVALAMLRILWDISLWYLVIPGYVIAFLIAFRSKKDFVSIAFDAGGAATGPMTVTFILSIAIGFASGMEGRDPLMDGFGMIALVALTPILTVLVLGLLYGRKEKEKDEQSAESA, encoded by the coding sequence ATGAACATTCACGTGTGGGAAGGGTTCGGTGAAGTCCTTTGGGAAGTCGCCATGGCGCTCTTTCCGATGTTGATTTTCTTCCTGTTTTTCCATTTCTTCTTTTTGAAACTCCCCAAGAAGAAACTGAAGGACATCTTTGTCGGGATGGTCTTGACCTTCCTGGGACTGGCCCTGTTTCTGCAAGGTGTTCATGTCGGGTTCATGCCCGCCGGGGAGGCGATGGGGCAGATTCTGGTGGAAAATACGGCTCGCTGGATCGTGATCCCCATCGGATTCATCCTCGGCTTTTTGGCCATTTTCGCCGAACCGGCCGTGCGGGTCCTGAACCAAGAAGTGGAGAAGGTCTCGGGGGGGTACATTCCGGCCAAGGTGTTGCTGTACACCCTGTCGATCGGTGTGGCGATTTCCGTGGCGCTCGCCATGTTGCGCATCCTGTGGGATATCTCCCTGTGGTATCTGGTCATCCCCGGGTATGTGATCGCCTTTCTCATCGCGTTTCGCTCCAAGAAGGATTTTGTCTCCATCGCCTTTGATGCCGGCGGGGCGGCCACCGGTCCGATGACCGTCACCTTCATCCTGTCCATCGCCATCGGGTTCGCATCGGGGATGGAGGGACGGGATCCGCTGATGGACGGTTTCGGGATGATCGCCCTGGTGGCCCTCACACCGATTCTCACCGTGCTCGTTCTGGGGCTCCTGTACGGCAGAAAGGAGAAAGAGAAAGATGAGCAATCGGCTGAGTCCGCATAA
- a CDS encoding carbohydrate ABC transporter permease encodes MNRRSPMKTVLRHAVLLLVTFVMVYPILWMFFSSFKPDDQIFSTSDLWPETWTLDHYLAGFNGKLGMNFGQLMWNSLIISAVVVVGTIFSSSLTGFAFARLRFTPRRFLIGFMLSTMMLPAQVVMIPQYIMFHKIGWVNTYLPLTLPSFLGTVPFFIYLMVQFVRGIPRELDEAAYMDGCSKFQLFRLIIFPLARPAIITMSIFSFYWTWNDFFGQLIYLSDPELYTVSLGLSMFIDNTGNTQWGDLFAMSILSIVPVFIVFLFFQRYLVEGIATHGLKG; translated from the coding sequence GTGAATCGCCGATCGCCCATGAAGACGGTCCTGCGCCACGCGGTTCTCTTGCTGGTGACCTTTGTGATGGTCTATCCCATCCTGTGGATGTTTTTTTCCTCCTTCAAACCGGACGATCAAATTTTCTCCACCTCCGATTTGTGGCCGGAGACGTGGACCCTGGACCATTATCTCGCTGGCTTTAACGGCAAGTTGGGCATGAACTTCGGTCAGCTGATGTGGAATTCGCTGATCATTTCGGCGGTGGTCGTCGTCGGGACGATCTTCAGTTCCTCGTTGACGGGCTTCGCCTTCGCCCGCCTCCGGTTTACGCCGCGGCGGTTCCTGATCGGGTTCATGCTTTCGACCATGATGCTGCCGGCGCAGGTCGTCATGATTCCGCAGTACATCATGTTTCATAAGATCGGATGGGTCAACACCTATCTCCCGCTGACGCTGCCCAGCTTTCTCGGGACCGTGCCCTTCTTTATCTACCTGATGGTCCAGTTTGTCCGTGGAATTCCCAGGGAGCTGGACGAGGCGGCTTACATGGACGGGTGCAGCAAGTTTCAACTGTTCCGTTTGATCATCTTTCCCCTCGCCCGACCCGCGATCATCACCATGTCCATTTTCTCCTTCTACTGGACATGGAATGACTTTTTCGGCCAGCTCATCTATTTGTCGGATCCGGAGCTTTACACGGTGTCCCTCGGCCTCAGCATGTTCATCGACAACACGGGCAACACCCAGTGGGGGGATCTGTTCGCCATGTCGATCCTGTCGATCGTTCCGGTGTTTATCGTCTTCCTGTTCTTCCAGCGCTATCTGGTGGAAGGGATCGCCACCCACGGTCTGAAGGGTTGA
- a CDS encoding enoyl-CoA hydratase/isomerase family protein, translating into MYETIRLEQKDAVATIVFNRPKSLNAFNMTMHEEVYDALNRVAEDGTVRCIVLKGSGKGFSAGADLGAIDPSEEEPDLGKFLRKTYNRLLMRMVEVEKPIIASLHGPVYGAGLGVALACDFRIAAAGSTYCMAFIKIGLVPDAGTSFFLPRLMGLGRAMEMAMLGETLSAEEAFRAGLVNRVVPDEALEEETMKLAERLAQAPTKALAITKRLMASSFESDLATALEAEARGQSEAGKTRDFLEGVSAFFQKRPPRFTGK; encoded by the coding sequence ATGTACGAAACGATCCGCCTGGAACAAAAGGATGCCGTCGCGACGATTGTTTTCAACCGGCCCAAATCCCTCAACGCCTTCAACATGACCATGCACGAAGAGGTTTACGACGCCCTGAACCGGGTGGCCGAGGACGGGACCGTCCGCTGCATCGTGCTGAAGGGGAGCGGAAAGGGATTCAGCGCCGGCGCCGATCTGGGCGCCATCGATCCGTCGGAGGAGGAGCCGGATCTCGGGAAATTCCTGCGCAAAACCTACAACCGCCTGCTGATGCGGATGGTGGAGGTGGAGAAGCCGATCATCGCCTCCCTCCACGGCCCCGTCTACGGCGCCGGCCTGGGGGTGGCCCTCGCCTGCGATTTCCGGATCGCCGCCGCCGGCTCCACCTACTGCATGGCGTTTATCAAGATCGGCCTGGTTCCGGATGCGGGAACCTCCTTCTTCCTGCCCCGGCTCATGGGACTGGGACGGGCCATGGAGATGGCCATGCTGGGAGAGACCCTCTCCGCGGAGGAGGCTTTCCGGGCCGGATTGGTCAACCGCGTGGTGCCGGACGAGGCCCTGGAAGAGGAAACGATGAAACTGGCCGAGCGCCTGGCCCAGGCCCCGACCAAAGCGCTGGCGATCACCAAGCGATTGATGGCGAGCAGCTTTGAAAGCGACCTGGCCACCGCCCTCGAAGCGGAAGCCCGGGGGCAATCGGAGGCGGGCAAAACCCGGGATTTCCTGGAGGGGGTCTCGGCTTTCTTCCAGAAGCGCCCGCCCCGTTTCACCGGGAAGTGA
- a CDS encoding class II fructose-bisphosphate aldolase produces the protein MALITTKHLLADAYRNRYAVAAFAAHNLEMMKAVVEAAEESGAPVILQTTPATIRYAGLGTIVAMVRAAAEGAKVPVALHLDHGDTFETVVRCLRAGYTSVMVDGSRLPFAENAAFAAKVTEAAHAVGVPVEAELGTIGGAEEDVSGEEGLTDPGAAEEFVRRTGIDFLAPAFGTAHGVYKGEIRLDLSRLESISRRVGIPLVMHGASGVPEELLRRAIARGVSKVNFSTELKQAFAKHLRTYLADHPGEIDPRRMLLPAREAVKQVAKRKIELVSGVVP, from the coding sequence GTGGCGCTGATCACGACGAAACACCTGCTCGCGGATGCCTATCGGAACCGTTACGCCGTCGCCGCCTTTGCCGCCCACAACCTGGAAATGATGAAGGCGGTGGTGGAGGCGGCGGAGGAGTCGGGGGCGCCGGTGATCCTGCAGACCACCCCCGCCACCATCCGTTATGCGGGCTTGGGGACGATCGTCGCCATGGTCCGGGCGGCGGCCGAAGGGGCAAAGGTGCCCGTGGCCCTGCATCTGGACCACGGCGACACTTTCGAAACGGTGGTCCGCTGCCTCCGGGCAGGATACACGTCCGTCATGGTGGATGGCTCGCGGTTGCCCTTTGCGGAGAATGCCGCCTTTGCGGCCAAAGTGACGGAGGCGGCCCACGCCGTCGGGGTGCCGGTGGAGGCGGAATTGGGGACGATCGGCGGGGCGGAGGAGGACGTGAGCGGAGAGGAAGGCCTTACCGATCCCGGGGCGGCGGAGGAATTCGTGCGAAGAACGGGCATCGACTTCCTGGCGCCGGCCTTCGGCACCGCCCACGGGGTCTACAAGGGGGAAATCCGGCTGGATCTTTCCCGCCTGGAATCCATTTCCCGCCGCGTCGGCATTCCCCTCGTCATGCACGGCGCCTCCGGCGTTCCCGAAGAGCTGCTCCGCCGGGCCATCGCCCGCGGCGTCAGCAAGGTCAACTTTTCCACGGAGCTGAAGCAGGCCTTTGCTAAGCATTTGCGGACTTATCTGGCGGATCATCCCGGGGAGATCGATCCCCGCCGGATGTTGCTGCCGGCGAGGGAAGCGGTGAAACAGGTGGCCAAAAGAAAAATCGAGTTGGTGAGCGGGGTTGTGCCGTGA
- a CDS encoding GntR family transcriptional regulator — protein MGKSLNPGSVIPLYHQLKEILKENIESGVWKPGDRIPSENELRKQYDVSRNTVIKALEELVQEGLLRREQGRGTFVSSPKISHSLTGFYSFSNVLKANGLEPRDVILGLEKRTAKPSIARHLKLTGSQEVWVLKRLRCAGEEPIMLETSHLPQHRVSRIEQADLENRSLYDYLEQKHGILVTRAKEIFEPVLIRDYESRYLRVPEGYPALLLDRIAYDSQGRPVEFCRSIVRGDRCRFYTELL, from the coding sequence ATGGGCAAATCCCTGAATCCCGGAAGCGTGATTCCCCTCTACCATCAATTGAAGGAGATCCTGAAAGAAAACATCGAATCGGGCGTATGGAAGCCGGGGGACCGGATTCCATCGGAAAACGAGCTCCGGAAGCAGTATGACGTCAGCCGGAACACGGTGATCAAGGCCCTCGAGGAATTGGTGCAGGAAGGCCTGCTCCGCCGGGAACAGGGGAGGGGGACCTTCGTCTCCTCGCCGAAAATTTCCCATTCCCTGACGGGGTTTTACAGTTTCAGCAACGTGCTCAAGGCCAACGGGCTTGAGCCGAGGGATGTGATCCTCGGTCTGGAAAAGCGGACTGCCAAACCCAGCATCGCCCGGCATCTTAAGCTGACCGGTTCGCAGGAAGTGTGGGTTCTGAAGCGCCTGCGCTGCGCCGGCGAAGAGCCCATCATGCTGGAAACCTCCCACCTTCCCCAACATCGCGTCTCCCGGATTGAACAGGCCGATCTGGAGAACCGCTCCCTCTACGACTATCTGGAGCAGAAACACGGCATTCTGGTGACCCGGGCCAAGGAGATCTTCGAACCGGTGCTGATTCGGGATTATGAGAGCAGATACCTCCGGGTCCCCGAAGGGTATCCGGCCCTCTTGCTGGACAGGATCGCCTACGATTCCCAGGGGCGTCCCGTGGAATTTTGCCGCTCCATCGTGCGGGGAGACCGCTGCCGGTTTTATACGGAGCTGCTCTGA
- a CDS encoding 1-phosphofructokinase family hexose kinase, which translates to MITVVSLNPAIDKTYRVPSLQPGRIHRVTKVEASPGGKGINVAKVLKRLGIDVRVTGFVGGGTGEALLRGLERMVIPHRLVRIPGETRTCLNILDEAGRTQTEFLEPGPAVPKDQWEALKETVAELAEGSRVVVFSGSLPPGLPTEAYRELVFIVQSRGAKAVVDAGGAPLDRALEACPFAVKPNGAEMASLFGKEEMSESERLKALRDWNRRGIPFACVTLGEGGALASAGGRVYRVTPPAIEAVNPVGSGDAFAAGLAAGLDRGDGLESTLALATAAAASNALHLQAGQVDENQVASLQEQVKVTVLSP; encoded by the coding sequence GTGATTACCGTCGTCAGTCTCAATCCGGCCATCGACAAAACCTACCGGGTGCCCTCCCTTCAACCGGGACGCATCCACCGGGTGACAAAGGTGGAGGCCTCTCCCGGAGGCAAGGGGATCAACGTGGCCAAGGTGTTGAAACGACTCGGCATCGACGTCCGGGTGACGGGTTTCGTCGGGGGAGGGACGGGTGAAGCCCTCCTCCGGGGGCTTGAACGGATGGTCATTCCCCATCGCCTGGTGCGCATTCCGGGAGAAACCCGCACCTGCCTCAACATCCTGGACGAAGCCGGGCGGACGCAGACGGAATTTTTGGAGCCGGGGCCCGCGGTGCCGAAGGATCAGTGGGAGGCGTTGAAGGAGACGGTGGCGGAGCTGGCCGAAGGGAGTCGGGTGGTCGTTTTTTCGGGCAGCCTCCCCCCCGGTTTGCCGACGGAGGCCTACCGGGAATTGGTCTTCATCGTCCAATCCAGGGGGGCCAAAGCCGTCGTCGATGCCGGAGGTGCCCCCCTGGACCGGGCTTTGGAGGCTTGCCCCTTCGCGGTGAAACCCAACGGGGCGGAGATGGCCTCCCTGTTTGGAAAGGAAGAGATGAGCGAGTCGGAGCGGCTTAAAGCCCTCCGCGATTGGAACCGAAGGGGCATCCCCTTCGCCTGCGTCACTCTGGGGGAGGGGGGTGCTCTCGCCTCTGCGGGGGGACGCGTTTATCGGGTGACTCCCCCGGCAATCGAGGCGGTGAACCCCGTCGGCTCCGGTGATGCTTTCGCCGCGGGATTGGCGGCCGGCCTCGATCGGGGCGATGGGCTCGAATCGACCCTGGCTCTGGCCACCGCGGCCGCTGCGTCCAATGCCCTGCATCTCCAGGCGGGACAGGTGGACGAAAACCAGGTGGCTTCCCTGCAGGAACAAGTGAAAGTGACGGTCTTGTCCCCTTGA
- a CDS encoding carbohydrate ABC transporter permease — protein sequence MAEIQTVMRRVRFHRKSRMETPLQRNLAAYTFLIPWLTGMMFLTLGAMLFTFYLAFTDYDLISSPEWVGLENFRQIFRDPNFWASIRATFTYVVFSVPARLVVSLLIALLLYKEVRGIGWYRAFIYLPSLIGTSVGAAIGWRNLFAEDGPINSFLGLFGIEGPNWVGNPSTAIVVLILLSVWQFGSEMVIFLAGLKQIPGYLYEAAIIDGASAMQRFFKITLPMLSPITFFNLLMGTISSFMIFTQVYIITGGGPMKSTLMYVYYLYQQAFTYYNMGYAAALSIILLIIIGLCSAAIFLSSRLWVNYDV from the coding sequence GTGGCTGAAATTCAGACGGTGATGCGAAGAGTCAGGTTTCATCGCAAATCCCGGATGGAGACCCCGCTTCAAAGGAATTTGGCGGCTTACACCTTCCTCATCCCCTGGCTGACCGGGATGATGTTCCTCACCCTGGGAGCCATGCTTTTTACCTTTTATCTCGCCTTTACCGATTACGATCTCATAAGTTCGCCCGAATGGGTCGGATTGGAAAACTTCCGGCAGATCTTTCGCGACCCCAACTTCTGGGCTTCCATCCGCGCCACCTTCACCTACGTGGTTTTCTCCGTTCCCGCCCGCTTGGTCGTTTCCCTGCTCATCGCCCTCTTATTGTACAAGGAAGTGCGGGGCATCGGCTGGTATCGCGCTTTTATCTACCTGCCCTCCCTGATCGGAACCAGCGTGGGCGCCGCCATCGGCTGGAGAAATCTGTTCGCCGAAGACGGACCGATCAATTCCTTTCTCGGCCTGTTCGGGATCGAGGGGCCCAATTGGGTGGGCAATCCGTCGACGGCCATCGTGGTTTTAATTTTGCTCAGCGTCTGGCAATTCGGTTCGGAAATGGTCATTTTCCTGGCCGGCCTGAAACAAATTCCCGGATACCTGTACGAAGCGGCGATCATCGACGGCGCGTCGGCGATGCAGCGGTTTTTCAAAATCACGTTGCCGATGTTGTCCCCGATCACGTTCTTCAACCTGTTGATGGGCACGATCTCTTCGTTCATGATCTTCACGCAGGTGTATATCATCACAGGGGGCGGACCGATGAAGTCCACGTTGATGTATGTGTACTACTTGTACCAGCAGGCCTTCACTTACTACAACATGGGATACGCCGCCGCCTTGTCGATCATCTTGCTCATCATCATCGGTCTTTGCTCGGCCGCCATCTTTCTGAGTTCGAGACTCTGGGTCAATTATGACGTTTAA